Proteins encoded together in one Syntrophorhabdus sp. window:
- a CDS encoding glutamate racemase, whose protein sequence is MQKLAIGMFDSGVGGMTVLKEVRELLPHEHIIYFGDTARVPYGNKSPRMVTKYALESALFLLTKGIKLLVIACNTSSAFALPILQRRMPVPVIGVIGPGAREAARNTTSGRVGVIGTRTTIKSMAYDRSIRKLDPGIEVFSQACPLFVPIVEEGLEHDEIASLMARKYLHSFESSGIDVLVMGCTHYPVLEDVIRKTMGKDVKIVHSGKETAKEARAILEENDLFNRRGRGRCEYFVTDAPESFHEIGGRILGEPLTHVRTLKSLDYRDLLFSS, encoded by the coding sequence ATGCAAAAACTGGCCATCGGCATGTTCGATTCCGGGGTGGGAGGCATGACCGTTCTGAAGGAGGTCAGGGAACTGCTCCCCCACGAACACATCATCTATTTTGGAGATACCGCCAGGGTTCCCTACGGGAACAAGTCTCCCCGGATGGTTACGAAATATGCCCTGGAAAGCGCCCTTTTTCTTCTCACGAAGGGCATCAAGCTTCTCGTTATCGCCTGCAACACCTCATCGGCCTTCGCGCTCCCGATACTGCAAAGACGGATGCCCGTTCCCGTCATCGGGGTCATCGGACCCGGCGCCAGGGAAGCGGCAAGGAACACGACGAGCGGCAGGGTCGGGGTCATCGGCACGAGGACCACGATCAAGAGCATGGCCTACGACCGGTCGATCAGGAAGCTCGATCCCGGCATAGAGGTCTTCTCCCAGGCATGCCCCCTTTTCGTTCCCATAGTGGAAGAAGGTCTCGAGCATGACGAGATAGCGAGCCTCATGGCCCGCAAATACCTTCACTCTTTCGAGAGCTCAGGCATCGATGTCCTCGTCATGGGATGCACCCACTACCCGGTCCTCGAGGACGTCATCAGGAAGACGATGGGCAAGGACGTGAAGATCGTGCACTCCGGAAAGGAAACCGCAAAAGAGGCCCGCGCCATCCTCGAAGAGAACGACCTCTTCAACAGGCGCGGCCGCGGCAGGTGCGAGTATTTCGTGACCGATGCCCCCGAATCGTTCCACGAGATAGGAGGCAGGATACTCGGTGAGCCGCTGACCCACGTGAGGACCCTGAAAAGCCTCGACTACCGGGACCTCCTTTTTTCTTCATGA
- a CDS encoding sigma-54-dependent Fis family transcriptional regulator, whose amino-acid sequence MKDDTKGAILVVEDDRNQRGIIKTILSKEGFYVEAADCGKKAVDILKNGNFDVILTDLKLPDIDGTEVLREVRALGRTCHVIIMTAFGSIPSAVEATKLGAFYYLEKPLEKDQLLLVITNAMNQVKLLKDNIMLKDQLRDRFHIDNIVGAHGAMEELYKIVRRVAPTNSTVLIHGESGTGKELFAKSIHYNSPRKGKPFFAINCAAIPETLLESELFGYEKGAFTGALARQIGLFEQANGSTLFLDEIGDLTRSTQAKLLRALQEKEIRRIGGKETIKLDVRIIAATNKKLEQEIEAGRFREDLYYRLNVIAFTLPPLRERPTDIPLLVEHFLKKLDGIHGGRKTVSDEVLACLMQYSWPGNVRQLESVLERSYIMCEAGTIGMEYVPAEVRYYSQPRAAIDGITSRLDELIDAKLTAAEYRLYLYLTRLDPRDGGSDHLLEPKEIAEHLGISRDTFFVGVSKLKELGLYDYKARVNELKHSPGRSPRKE is encoded by the coding sequence ATGAAGGATGACACGAAGGGCGCTATCCTTGTCGTTGAGGACGACAGGAACCAGCGCGGGATCATAAAGACCATCCTTTCGAAGGAGGGTTTCTATGTCGAGGCCGCCGACTGCGGAAAAAAGGCGGTGGACATCCTCAAGAACGGAAATTTCGATGTCATCCTCACGGACCTCAAGCTTCCCGACATCGACGGCACGGAAGTGCTGAGGGAAGTGAGGGCCCTGGGGAGGACCTGCCACGTGATCATCATGACCGCCTTCGGCTCCATACCCTCGGCCGTGGAGGCGACCAAGCTTGGTGCCTTCTACTATCTTGAGAAGCCCCTCGAGAAGGACCAGCTTCTCCTCGTCATCACCAATGCCATGAACCAGGTGAAGCTCCTCAAGGACAACATCATGCTGAAGGACCAGCTGCGGGACCGTTTTCACATCGACAACATCGTCGGTGCGCACGGTGCCATGGAGGAGCTTTACAAGATCGTCAGGAGGGTGGCCCCGACGAACTCCACCGTTCTCATTCACGGTGAAAGCGGAACGGGCAAGGAGCTTTTCGCCAAGAGCATTCACTACAACAGCCCCAGGAAAGGGAAACCCTTTTTCGCCATCAACTGCGCGGCCATACCGGAAACGCTTCTCGAGAGCGAACTCTTCGGGTACGAGAAAGGCGCCTTCACCGGGGCCCTGGCGCGGCAGATCGGGCTCTTCGAGCAGGCCAACGGCAGCACCCTCTTCCTCGACGAGATAGGAGACCTCACCCGGAGTACGCAGGCGAAGCTCTTGAGGGCCCTCCAGGAGAAGGAGATACGGAGGATCGGAGGAAAAGAGACGATCAAGCTCGACGTGCGCATCATCGCGGCGACCAACAAGAAGCTGGAACAGGAGATCGAGGCGGGAAGGTTCAGGGAAGACCTCTATTACAGGCTCAATGTCATCGCCTTTACCCTGCCGCCGCTGAGGGAAAGGCCCACTGACATACCTCTTCTCGTGGAGCATTTCCTGAAGAAGCTCGACGGCATTCACGGGGGCAGGAAGACCGTGAGCGACGAGGTCCTCGCGTGCCTCATGCAGTATTCCTGGCCGGGTAACGTCCGCCAGCTGGAATCTGTGCTGGAGCGCTCCTATATAATGTGCGAGGCGGGGACCATCGGCATGGAGTATGTTCCCGCCGAGGTCAGGTATTACTCGCAGCCCCGCGCGGCCATCGACGGGATCACGTCGAGGCTCGACGAGCTAATAGACGCGAAGCTCACGGCGGCCGAGTATCGCCTCTACCTTTACCTCACCAGGCTGGACCCCCGGGACGGAGGGTCCGACCATCTCCTCGAGCCGAAAGAGATAGCGGAGCACCTGGGGATAAGCCGGGACACCTTCTTCGTCGGCGTGTCGAAACTTAAGGAGCTCGGGCTTTACGACTACAAGGCGAGGGTGAACGAGCTCAAACACTCGCCAGGCCGGTCCCCCAGGAAGGAATAG
- a CDS encoding HAMP domain-containing protein yields the protein MKTSGRRNMGERAAGLYALVKSVFRSLSLRTQLLLILLFLLLISIGSLTIIYTRAEEALLDKVGENIDDITRAIQISVEELTYRGDSTARLKSYVDMLNKKGIKEISIVSDKSEVIASSDPKKIGTTQKLTEKRPAARKKDLMITARLGDEHRSGTQRLYNIIMPVAIKGQNIGYIHINMALDDYRLLQNRNQIKRILSMIFAFTIGIIVCLVIAEKYTEPIKRIAMASRKIAMGELVKIRETDRKDEIGTLVTSFNEMVDKLDERKELEEKLKKSEQLSLIGQLSSGIAHEIRNPLNFLTLSIGHIRERVTEEPISDKEDLVGLLDSLLTEIYRVNELIHNFLFLGKSITLNKEDVPPGNLVDEALVMVKDKIRSGVEIELGCRDGTDTMYCDREYMRLCVINLVINAVQAIEGPGRVRIECGTEDSVTYLSVSDDGEGIAEDELDKIFEPYYSTKKLGIGLGLAITKRFVEEHGGTISAASEIGKGTTMTIRIPRHEG from the coding sequence ATGAAGACGAGCGGCAGGCGTAACATGGGGGAAAGGGCGGCAGGACTCTACGCACTCGTGAAATCCGTTTTTCGCAGCCTGTCGTTGAGAACGCAGCTCCTCCTCATTCTCCTCTTTCTCCTTCTCATATCCATCGGTTCCCTGACCATCATCTACACGAGGGCCGAAGAGGCCCTTCTCGACAAGGTGGGCGAGAATATCGACGACATCACCAGGGCCATCCAGATAAGCGTCGAGGAACTGACGTACCGGGGGGATTCGACGGCCCGGCTCAAGAGCTACGTGGACATGCTCAACAAGAAGGGGATCAAGGAGATCTCGATCGTTAGCGACAAGTCGGAGGTCATCGCCAGTTCCGACCCGAAGAAGATCGGCACCACCCAGAAGCTGACGGAGAAGAGGCCGGCCGCGCGGAAAAAGGACCTCATGATCACGGCGCGCCTCGGCGACGAGCATCGCAGCGGCACCCAGCGGCTCTACAACATCATCATGCCAGTCGCGATCAAGGGCCAGAATATCGGCTACATCCATATCAACATGGCACTCGACGACTATCGTCTCCTGCAGAACCGCAACCAGATCAAGAGGATCCTCAGCATGATCTTCGCCTTCACCATCGGCATCATCGTGTGCCTCGTCATCGCCGAGAAATACACGGAACCGATCAAGAGGATAGCCATGGCAAGCAGGAAGATCGCCATGGGAGAGCTCGTCAAGATCAGGGAAACGGACCGCAAGGATGAGATCGGTACCCTGGTGACGAGCTTCAATGAAATGGTGGACAAACTCGACGAGCGCAAGGAGCTGGAAGAGAAGCTGAAGAAGTCCGAACAGCTTTCCCTCATCGGTCAGCTCTCCTCAGGTATCGCCCACGAGATACGGAACCCTCTCAATTTCCTGACCCTCTCCATAGGACACATCAGGGAAAGGGTGACGGAGGAGCCCATCTCGGACAAGGAGGACCTCGTCGGGCTTCTCGACAGCCTCCTCACGGAGATATACCGGGTGAACGAGCTCATCCACAATTTCCTTTTCCTCGGCAAATCGATCACACTCAACAAGGAAGACGTGCCCCCCGGGAACCTCGTTGACGAAGCGCTCGTCATGGTGAAGGACAAGATTCGAAGCGGTGTCGAGATCGAGCTTGGCTGCCGCGACGGCACCGATACGATGTACTGTGACAGGGAGTACATGCGGCTCTGCGTCATCAACCTTGTGATAAATGCCGTCCAGGCCATAGAGGGGCCGGGGAGGGTGCGCATCGAGTGCGGGACGGAGGATTCCGTGACATACCTGTCGGTCTCCGATGACGGGGAGGGCATAGCGGAAGATGAGCTTGACAAGATCTTCGAGCCCTATTACTCTACAAAAAAACTCGGCATTGGTCTCGGGCTCGCCATAACGAAGCGGTTCGTCGAGGAGCACGGCGGCACCATATCGGCCGCGAGCGAGATCGGAAAAGGAACTACCATGACCATAAGGATCCCACGCCATGAAGGATGA
- a CDS encoding glutamate--tRNA ligase, whose product MVRVRFAPSPTGHLHVGNAKTALFNWFFARKNGGSFVLRMEDTDVERSDAAYERSITDDLAWLGIAWDEGPLRQSERLDVYRSHAMVLLEKGLAYRCFCSEQELAAARQRSLARGEPPRYDGKCRDLSAGEAVRLTDEGRPFTLRFRSDGRPITFRDGIRGELSFPRGHVDDLIILRRDGTPTYNLAVVVDDMLMGITHVIRGGDHISNTPKQIALINALGGRPPEYAHHSLLIGPDRKPLSKRHGATRVMDFRAMGIVSEALVNYLSTMGRSLAVELLNTDELIRTFSLDSVSGSDSVFDMEKLLWFNREYLKRMPLTELLDRAGIDTSRAEKMSVVRENASTLTDLREYMEMFDRAEFRESALRYLLKMDAAGEIAKAVRPRLAAGSGLTFDELAGALAAPPGLKKRDLFMILRAFITGRSDGPPLRDVFPLVPVEVITGRIDAYLEHRHEG is encoded by the coding sequence ATGGTCAGGGTAAGGTTTGCCCCGAGCCCGACGGGACATCTCCACGTGGGAAACGCGAAGACGGCCCTCTTCAACTGGTTCTTCGCCAGGAAGAACGGGGGGTCCTTCGTTCTGCGCATGGAGGATACGGACGTCGAACGCTCCGACGCGGCCTACGAGAGGTCCATCACGGATGATCTTGCCTGGCTCGGGATCGCCTGGGACGAAGGACCGCTGCGCCAGTCCGAGCGTCTTGACGTCTACAGGTCCCACGCGATGGTCCTCCTGGAGAAGGGCCTCGCGTACCGGTGTTTCTGCAGCGAACAGGAGCTTGCCGCGGCGAGACAGAGGTCGCTGGCGCGGGGCGAGCCTCCGAGATATGACGGAAAATGCCGGGACCTTTCCGCCGGGGAGGCCGTAAGGCTCACGGACGAGGGGCGGCCCTTCACCCTGCGCTTCCGGTCGGATGGAAGGCCGATAACGTTCCGGGACGGCATACGGGGGGAGCTTTCTTTCCCGAGGGGACACGTGGATGACCTCATAATCCTCAGAAGGGACGGGACACCGACGTACAACCTGGCCGTCGTCGTCGACGACATGCTCATGGGGATCACCCACGTCATACGGGGAGGGGACCATATCTCCAACACGCCGAAGCAGATAGCCCTCATCAATGCCCTGGGAGGAAGGCCGCCTGAATACGCGCATCACTCCCTCCTTATCGGTCCTGACCGCAAACCTCTCAGCAAGAGGCACGGCGCGACGCGCGTTATGGATTTCCGTGCCATGGGAATAGTGAGCGAGGCGCTCGTGAACTACCTGTCGACGATGGGGCGAAGCCTTGCGGTGGAGCTCCTCAACACCGATGAGCTCATCCGGACCTTTTCCCTTGACTCAGTATCCGGTTCGGACAGTGTTTTCGATATGGAGAAGCTGCTCTGGTTCAACAGGGAATACCTGAAGCGCATGCCTCTCACCGAGCTTCTCGACAGGGCGGGGATCGACACCTCCCGGGCGGAGAAGATGTCCGTCGTGCGTGAGAACGCCTCCACCCTTACCGACCTCAGGGAGTACATGGAGATGTTCGACAGGGCGGAGTTCAGGGAGAGCGCGCTTCGTTACCTCTTGAAGATGGACGCGGCCGGAGAGATAGCGAAGGCCGTCAGGCCCCGCCTCGCAGCCGGGAGCGGCCTCACCTTCGACGAGCTCGCCGGCGCTCTCGCCGCGCCCCCCGGCCTTAAGAAAAGGGACCTCTTCATGATCCTGAGGGCCTTTATCACGGGAAGGTCAGACGGGCCCCCCCTGCGGGATGTCTTTCCTCTCGTTCCCGTGGAGGTCATCACAGGTCGCATCGATGCCTATCTCGAGCACAGACACGAAGGATAG
- a CDS encoding 2-C-methyl-D-erythritol 2,4-cyclodiphosphate synthase, translated as MRIGTGFDVHRLTDGRRLVLGGVEIPFGKGLLGHSDGDVLLHAISDAILGALSEGDIGVHFPDTDRDIEGIDSAVILARVSAIARERGYRVVNVDSVVVAEAPKIAPYREAMRERIAGLLSIDAGMVGLKGKTTEGLGLTGRGEGIAAHAVVLMDRV; from the coding sequence ATGAGGATAGGGACTGGGTTCGACGTCCATCGGCTGACAGATGGCAGGCGGCTTGTCCTGGGAGGCGTCGAGATCCCTTTCGGGAAAGGTCTTCTCGGCCACTCCGACGGGGATGTGCTTCTCCATGCCATAAGCGACGCGATACTGGGTGCCCTCTCTGAAGGGGACATCGGGGTTCATTTCCCCGACACCGACAGGGACATCGAGGGCATCGACAGCGCCGTGATACTTGCCCGGGTCTCGGCGATAGCCCGCGAGAGGGGTTACCGGGTCGTCAACGTCGACAGCGTCGTCGTGGCAGAGGCGCCGAAGATAGCTCCGTACCGGGAGGCGATGAGGGAGAGGATCGCCGGGCTCCTGTCCATTGACGCCGGCATGGTGGGTCTCAAGGGCAAGACGACCGAGGGCCTGGGGCTGACCGGCAGGGGCGAAGGTATCGCGGCGCACGCCGTCGTTCTCATGGACAGGGTCTGA
- the ispD gene encoding 2-C-methyl-D-erythritol 4-phosphate cytidylyltransferase — MRTIAIILAGGAGKRMGAATNKQFLLIENKPIIVHTLQIFEECRAVDGIYFVVNQKDLPLIQEEILETYKFNKIMKIVIGGKLRQDSVRNGLEAIEHPCDVVVIHDGARPFVSPAFIEKGIFLMEMYDAVIPALPVKDTVKVISKEGFVVKTLERDSLWHVQTPQTFKYPLIMKAYREGMAKRHYGYDDATFIEHLGKKVKVIEGSPYNMKITTPEDLTIARGLLSQLKGTL; from the coding sequence ATGAGAACGATCGCGATCATTCTCGCCGGTGGCGCGGGAAAGAGGATGGGTGCCGCCACCAACAAGCAGTTCCTGCTCATCGAGAACAAACCCATCATTGTTCACACACTGCAGATATTTGAAGAGTGCCGGGCCGTGGACGGCATCTATTTTGTCGTCAATCAGAAGGATCTTCCTCTCATTCAGGAGGAGATACTGGAGACCTACAAGTTCAACAAGATCATGAAGATCGTTATAGGCGGCAAGCTCAGGCAGGACTCGGTGAGGAACGGACTGGAGGCCATCGAGCATCCCTGTGACGTGGTTGTCATACACGACGGGGCGCGGCCTTTCGTATCCCCCGCGTTCATCGAGAAAGGCATCTTCCTCATGGAGATGTACGATGCCGTCATCCCGGCCCTGCCTGTGAAGGACACCGTGAAGGTCATCTCCAAGGAAGGGTTTGTCGTGAAGACCCTCGAAAGGGATTCCCTCTGGCACGTTCAGACCCCCCAGACGTTCAAGTACCCCCTTATCATGAAGGCATACCGGGAAGGAATGGCGAAAAGACACTACGGGTATGACGACGCCACGTTCATAGAGCACCTGGGAAAGAAGGTGAAGGTCATAGAGGGCTCTCCGTACAACATGAAGATCACCACGCCCGAGGACCTGACCATAGCGAGAGGGCTTCTTTCCCAGCTCAAAGGGACCTTATGA
- a CDS encoding TRAM domain-containing protein: MGYLGFVLGKEKSKTIDLSKVPLFDRLEEDKDIKLLDTSTIIDGRIADICETGFIQGTFVIPQFVLYEIQHIADHQDPVKRTRGRRGLDVLHRLQKQTFLAVRIVDYDFPKLKDVDTKLIALAKRLGGKIVTNDYNLNKVAELQGIEVLNMNQLAMSLRPALLPGEQMSIKVLREGKEQGQGIGYLDDGTMVVVDDARKHLGKTVDVVVTSVLQTTSGRMIFSRLKGEAGKDYMYPDEYQLEEQA; encoded by the coding sequence ATGGGTTACCTCGGGTTTGTCCTCGGGAAAGAGAAGTCGAAAACGATCGACCTCTCCAAGGTCCCTCTCTTCGATCGCCTGGAAGAGGACAAGGACATCAAGCTTCTCGACACGAGCACCATCATAGACGGGCGGATAGCAGACATATGCGAGACCGGTTTCATACAGGGGACCTTTGTCATCCCCCAGTTCGTCCTCTACGAGATACAGCACATCGCCGACCACCAGGACCCTGTGAAGAGGACCCGCGGCCGCCGCGGCCTCGATGTCCTGCACAGATTGCAGAAACAGACCTTCCTCGCCGTCAGGATCGTGGACTATGATTTCCCCAAGCTCAAGGACGTTGACACCAAGCTCATAGCCCTCGCGAAACGACTGGGGGGAAAGATCGTCACCAACGACTACAACCTCAACAAGGTCGCCGAACTGCAAGGCATCGAGGTCCTCAACATGAACCAGCTTGCCATGTCGCTCCGCCCTGCGCTCCTGCCGGGCGAACAGATGAGTATCAAGGTGCTCAGGGAAGGCAAGGAGCAGGGCCAGGGGATCGGATACCTCGATGACGGCACGATGGTAGTGGTCGACGATGCGAGGAAACACCTCGGCAAGACCGTCGACGTTGTCGTCACGAGCGTCCTGCAGACGACCTCGGGACGCATGATCTTTTCGAGGCTCAAGGGAGAGGCGGGGAAGGATTACATGTACCCCGACGAATATCAGTTGGAAGAACAGGCGTGA
- a CDS encoding CarD family transcriptional regulator has product MFDVGEVAVYPGHGVGRIESIEEKEFSGTKQSFYIIRILDTDMTIMIPIDGAKNAGLRCVIDACEVCKVYDILKDKNIVHDNSPWNRRYKEYMERIKSGSIYEVATVLKELYNLRYWKELSFGEKKMFEMARNLITKELSMSLGTEELVVEQEIEEIFLANNNNQKGNTANHHKG; this is encoded by the coding sequence ATGTTTGATGTAGGAGAAGTCGCAGTATATCCGGGGCATGGTGTCGGTCGGATCGAGTCTATCGAAGAAAAAGAGTTCTCAGGTACCAAACAGTCATTCTACATAATCCGCATCCTCGACACGGACATGACCATCATGATACCTATCGACGGCGCGAAGAATGCCGGCCTGAGATGCGTCATCGATGCCTGTGAGGTGTGCAAGGTCTACGATATCCTCAAGGACAAGAACATCGTTCACGACAACTCGCCCTGGAACAGACGGTACAAGGAATACATGGAAAGGATCAAGAGCGGTTCCATCTATGAGGTCGCGACGGTTCTGAAAGAGCTCTACAACCTCCGATACTGGAAGGAACTTTCCTTCGGCGAAAAGAAGATGTTCGAGATGGCACGCAATCTCATCACGAAGGAACTTTCCATGTCTCTCGGCACCGAAGAGCTTGTAGTCGAGCAGGAGATCGAAGAGATCTTCCTGGCGAATAACAACAATCAAAAAGGAAATACCGCCAATCACCACAAGGGTTGA
- the gltX gene encoding glutamate--tRNA ligase codes for MVKSRFAPSPTGNLHIGGARTALFNYLYTKHHGGVFVLRIEDTDVERSKEEYVKDILGGLSWLGVHWDEGPYYQMDRMDLYREHAYRLLDQGYAYKCYCTAEMLEEKRKKALKEGGKPHYDRTCRDLPAGDTSNEGKPFVIRFRSPVDGEVSFTDLIRGRITFKCEELDDLIIFRTDSTPTYNFTVVIDDALMGITHIVRGDDHINNTPRQILIYEALKYPVPQFAHVPLIHGKDKARLSKRHGATSLLEYRNDGFLPEALMNYLARLGWAHGDQEIFSRQELIEKFDLPNVGRSPSVFDMDKLTWLNGHYLKTLPAEDIAGRLLPFLEGMGIKATADSRLVRVVVNLRERARTLREMAQMAEYFFRDDFAFDEAARAKFLTPATKPILVDFAEGLKNIASMDEEEGLKVLIEGLTKKYNAKPVGIIQPVRVALCGRTVSPGIFEVIAILGKEAVEKRLARAVESIQ; via the coding sequence ATGGTCAAGTCAAGGTTCGCGCCGAGTCCAACGGGGAACCTCCACATAGGCGGCGCCCGGACCGCTCTTTTCAACTATCTTTATACGAAACATCACGGGGGGGTCTTTGTCCTCAGGATAGAGGACACCGACGTCGAACGGTCGAAGGAAGAGTATGTGAAAGACATACTCGGCGGCCTCTCCTGGCTCGGTGTTCACTGGGACGAGGGACCATACTACCAGATGGACCGCATGGACCTGTACCGGGAGCACGCCTACAGGCTCCTCGATCAGGGATACGCGTACAAATGCTACTGCACCGCGGAAATGCTCGAGGAGAAACGAAAGAAGGCGCTCAAGGAGGGCGGCAAGCCCCACTATGACAGGACGTGCCGTGACCTTCCCGCCGGTGACACCTCCAATGAAGGCAAGCCTTTCGTCATCCGTTTCCGCAGTCCCGTAGACGGCGAGGTGAGCTTCACGGACCTCATCCGCGGCAGGATCACCTTTAAATGCGAGGAGCTCGACGACCTTATCATCTTCCGGACCGACTCCACGCCCACGTACAACTTCACCGTCGTCATCGACGACGCGCTGATGGGCATCACGCACATCGTCCGCGGCGACGACCACATCAACAACACCCCGCGGCAGATACTTATCTATGAGGCCCTCAAGTATCCCGTCCCGCAGTTCGCCCACGTGCCCCTCATCCACGGAAAGGACAAGGCCCGCCTCTCCAAGCGCCACGGCGCCACGTCCCTCCTGGAATACCGCAACGACGGATTTCTGCCCGAGGCTCTCATGAACTACCTGGCGCGTCTCGGCTGGGCGCACGGCGACCAGGAGATATTCAGCCGGCAGGAACTGATCGAGAAGTTCGATCTTCCCAATGTGGGAAGGTCGCCTTCCGTCTTCGACATGGACAAGCTGACCTGGCTCAACGGCCACTACCTGAAGACCCTTCCCGCCGAGGACATCGCCGGGAGGCTCCTGCCCTTTCTCGAAGGCATGGGGATAAAGGCCACCGCCGACAGCCGTCTCGTCAGGGTCGTCGTCAACCTCCGCGAGCGCGCGCGGACCCTCAGGGAGATGGCGCAGATGGCGGAGTATTTCTTCCGTGATGACTTCGCCTTCGATGAGGCCGCCCGCGCGAAGTTCCTCACTCCGGCAACGAAACCCATTCTCGTCGATTTTGCCGAAGGCCTCAAGAACATCGCCTCCATGGACGAAGAGGAGGGCCTCAAGGTCCTCATCGAGGGATTGACGAAGAAGTACAATGCCAAGCCCGTCGGTATCATCCAGCCCGTCAGGGTGGCCCTTTGCGGCAGGACCGTGAGCCCCGGGATATTCGAGGTCATCGCCATTCTGGGCAAAGAGGCCGTGGAGAAGAGACTGGCGCGAGCCGTCGAATCGATCCAATGA